CCGCATTTGAAGAAAGTTGTGCACCCTATATACGAAAAGATAGGAATATCGCCTGAAGTAGCGTGGGGCATGAGCGCCGCCACAGGGCTCACGGTGCCTCCCGAAGATTAACTGACAGCGTTTGTAGATGAACCAATAGCGTAAAGAATGGTTGTACAGCCACACGGCGGGACATGTTGAACCCGATAGTTTTGCAGAAGCATCAACGTGTCCCGCGACAACAAGCAGGAGAATATTATGGAACGAGTCTACCTTACCCAGAAAAAGTATGAAGAATTGATGAAAGAATTGGAGCGGCTTAAAAAATTCGACAGGCGCGAAATAGCAAAAGAGATAGGAGTGGCGCGCGACAAAGGCGACATCAGTGAAAACGCCGAATATGATGCCGCAAAAGATAAACAGGGGCTTATCGAAAAACGGATAGCCGAGCTGGAGGACAAACTGAGCCGCGCCGCAACAGTAGAAAGCCTGAAAATCGATACTACAAAAATCAATATAAGCGCCAAAGT
The nucleotide sequence above comes from Candidatus Omnitrophota bacterium. Encoded proteins:
- the greA gene encoding transcription elongation factor GreA; translation: MERVYLTQKKYEELMKELERLKKFDRREIAKEIGVARDKGDISENAEYDAAKDKQGLIEKRIAELEDKLSRAATVESLKIDTTKINISAKVYLENLKTKEKMAYYLVGPDESDFSQNKISITSPVGKSLIGRKAGETVKIQVPAGLLEYKIVKFEYSAE